The nucleotide sequence GAAGTAGTACCCCGACGAGCTCCGGGAAAGGGCCACGAGGATGGCTGTGGCCGCGCTGCTGGATCCAGCCGGCGAGGCCGGGTGCGTTCGGCCGTGTGGGCGAGCAGCTCGGGATCCATCCGGAGACGTTGCGGATATGGGTCCGGCAGGCTGAGATCGACGAGGGCCACCGGCCCGGGACCACGACCAGCGATGCGCAGCTCCTCGCTGAGCTGGAGAAGGAAGTGCGCGAGCCGCGTCGAGCGAACTCGATGGCGGATTCAAGCGGTCAGCGCAACATCTCCTGTGAGATGGGACAGTCACTGACCACAGGAGGATCCGGATGCAGGGCAAGCACGGTCATCTCAGCCGGGAGCAGAAGCAGCTGGCGCTCAGGTTGCACGCGAGGGGCTGGCGGCTGGTCGATATCGCCAAGGAGATCGGCTGCAGCGCGCCGATGGTCGGGGTCATGGCCCGGAGCGGCAGGCACCTCGATGCCAAACCGCTCGGCTGGAAACCACGCCAGGGCTGCCTGACGATCGATGAGCGCGAGCAGATCCTTCTGGGGATCAATCGTGGCGACACATTCACCGCGATCGCCGGGCAGCTGGGGCGAACGGTGTCCACCATCAGCCGTGAGGTCAAGCGCGGCGGAGGCCGCTGCGAATACTCGGCTTGGCGCGCACATGAACGTGCCCGCCAGCAGACTCGTCGGCCGAAGCCGTTCAAGCTC is from Kocuria palustris and encodes:
- a CDS encoding transposase; protein product: MGEQLGIHPETLRIWVRQAEIDEGHRPGTTTSDAQLLAELEKEVREPRRANSMADSSGQRNISCEMGQSLTTGGSGCRASTVISAGSRSSWRSGCTRGAGGWSISPRRSAAARRWSGSWPGAAGTSMPNRSAGNHARAA